The genomic window GAGCCACGAATACGATTCTCGACCTCGGGTTTTCCGGCTCCGGCTGGGATGAAACCATGGATAACGGCACCGTTTTATCGCGAGCCAGCGGTTTCGGTGTTTCTGTGAATGGCGTGGTCACCAACAGCCTGACGGATGAATTCCAGACCTATAACCCGGCCATCGCCGGAACGGGCTCCAACCTCACGCTGATTATCGTTATGGAGTCGAGTGTCGGCGGTTTTGGCGGCATGGGCATGGATAACCTTGAGTTGATCGGAACGCTCTCCGGGCCTCCTGCACCTGTGGTGGGATATGACACCTGGGCGGCCGGCTATGGCCTGGAGGGCGACGATGCGTTGCCTGGAGCCGACGTTGAACCGGACGGACTCGACAACCTGATGGAATATGCCCTTGGCGGAGACCCGAACGTCGATGATGCGGCAGCAGTCGCTCCAGCCGCCTACATCATGGATGACGGTGGAACGGACTGGTTCTACCACGTCTACGACCAGCGGGTGGATGATGCCGCCTTGACCTTCTCCCTGGGGGCAACGGACAACCTGGTCGGCACCCCGGCGGACACCAACGACGTTTCGTTTGTCGGCCAGTCGGATGAAGTTGATGGCTTCCGGACGCAGACCAACCGCACCGAGATGACCACCGATGCGAAGTTTATTTCGCTGAAGGTCGAGAAATAGCCGCGGGATAGAGCCGAGGCCAACCATGCCTGCGCCTTTGCGCAGGCATGGCTCTGTTTTTGAAAAGGAGAAATGAAATGACGAAAATGAGATATGCAATGCTCGTTGCTTTGCTGGCAATAGGATCTGTCCATGCAGATGTGATTGGTTCGGACAATTTTGATGATGCGGGAACCTATGTGAACCGGACAATTACTGGAGGTAATAACTCTGCAAACATCACTTTTAACATTGTCAGCCGTGCAAACGTAAACAATGCGGCGATGATTGATACCTCCGTGGCGGCCGGGGGGAACATTGCTTACAATGCGTCAGATACGCTGGGCTTTTTGGGAACGAACAAAACGGACAACGTTTTCGGGATGTACCGCGCTGGTGCGGCCAAAACGCTGGTCTACACGTTCAATATCTCGAACTACACCAACTTGAATGTGGCGATGGATTGGGCCATTTCAGGTGATATTGCCGATAAAAACACCTCAATGAGTTACTCCATCGATGGGGCCGCTGCCACCACGGTTTTCGATATCGGCACCTCGGGCGCTAACTGGAACGAGACCATGGATAATGGAACCGTCCTTGACCGAAACCGCAGGGGAACAGTATTGGTGAACGGTGTATCTGCAACGAGCCTGACCGATGAGTTTCAAACCTACAATCCCGTACTCGATGGATCCGGATCGGTGCTGACCCTGACCTTCATTATGAATGACACGGTCGGCGGTTATGGCGGCATAGGACTGGATAATTTGGTTCTGAACGGCACGGTCATCCCGGAACCGGCCACGCTCGGTTTGATCGCAGCCTTTGGCGGCGGAATCTTGTTTATCCGGCGCTTATTGCAGATCTAACGCGCGGGCCCCGTTGGGGTTCTTAAAAGTTTATAGCCATGCCGTTGTGGCATGGTTATTTTTTTTAAATGGAGGGAACAATGAAAAAAATCGCTTTTGGATGGATGGCCTGCATGTTAATGGCGGTCGGAGCAGGTGCATCGAACCAGATTGGAACCTTCTGGTTTGTGCAGAAAGCCGGAGCGGGATCGCCTGAGGAGGTGGCAGACGATCTTTTGATGAATAACGGTCATGTGATCACCAACCTGAACCAAACTGGACTTTCCTGTTCCCGGGTCAGCGATGGCGATGATCTGGTGTACTCCATCACCTGGACAGGGGATGATTTTAATGGCGATGCGACGAATGACACATTTTCGTTCGATTTGCGGGTTGAAGGTTTTTCCGGATCCACCTACTCCTACAGCACCAATGCCGGAGAATCTTCCATGACGCTGCTTGGATCATCAACGGATGTGACGGCGATTAACAACACGTGGGGCGTGGGGGGTGATTTTGATGTGGATGCCGGCGAAAGCCTCCGCTTTACGGTGGAGAATTTTTCGGTTTCAGTTCCGGGTTTTATGGCTGAATTCAATGGGGCCATTTCTATGGTGGCGATGGAGTCGAACGGAGGGCGCGATCACGCGTTGATTCGTGGGGAAGGAACCAATCTCAATGCTTCAATTTTTTCGGCTCCAACCGCAAGCTATGCATTTTCCGGAATGGATCCTTTTGTCGTAACCGGCGCGGGCAGTTTTTATCTGGGAAGCCGGGAGTGGGCGGTTTCTAAGGTCGGCTTTAAGTTCACGGTGTCGAATCCATCCAATTCGGTGGTTTGGGATGTCTCGGATTATTCGGAAGATCCCACCGGTCCGCAGTATATCGATCCCTATCCGGCTCAAACGAATTTTGCCAGCTACCCGGAGTTTTCCTGGGATACGGTGCCGCGCTGGCTGGCCCTTAGAAGTACGACCGCGCTGGAGGAATATAAGGTCGAATCGGTCGCCGACCACTACCAGATTGTGATGCTTGAGAAAGCGAATAAGCAGGGCTTTACCTATATCGAGGATGGCATCGTGAATGTGTCAACACGGCTCAAGGCGCTGAATCCAAACATCAGAACCCTGTTCTACCGGAATACCGTTGTGCATTACGGTGGATACGAATCGGACGCCGGCTATGATTCCGATGCCTGGAGCCAATATACGATCGGTGACGACGGGACCACCAACTACACGTTGATTCGGAATATTTACAGGATGTATAATGCCAGTATTCCTGAGTTGAGGGAATGGTGGCTGGATGCGGCGTTGAGTATATTTGACGACCCGGACGGGATGGCGAATGTGGACGGCATTTTTCTCGATAAGGTCGGGGGCGGTGGAGCGCCTCTGATTGACGGCGAAGGAAACTTTGCATCTGATTATGTGGAGATGCTCTATACCCTCCGCCAACAGATGCCGGCGAATAAGTTGCTGACCGGAAATACGCTCCGGAATGAGAATAAGAACGGCGACCGGGAAATGATGAGCATTATGCAGGGTTCCTATCTTGAGCGCTGGCGGCTTCCTGATGCTTCCAGCAATCCGGCACAAACCGTTGCGGATGCAACCTGTGTAACGATTCAGCTGATGCGGGAAGCCCTTTCGCTCGGTAAAATTATCATGCTGCAGTCCGGCCCCATTGGCTTTACAGAGGTCGAAAATGATGACGGGGAACTCTTCACGGATCAGGAGGCTTTTGCGGCAGCGGTAGATGTGGCACTGGCGATATTTTTGATCGCGGCAGAAGAGAATGCTTATTTCAGTTATCAAAACACTGTGAACGCCCTCGATGATGATTGGAAGTGGGATTCAAGTTTTATCGAAGAGCTGAACCGTCCATTGGGTAAACCGTTAGGCGATCCCGTCAAAGACGGCTATGTCTATACCCGATCCTATGAGCATGTGGATGTGTGGGTGAATGTGGAAACACTGGAGGCGGTATTGGATTGGGATCCAGAACGTGGTCTGTCTAAGATGATTGGCTCGGATAATTTTGATGGGGTCAACGAGTATGAGAGTCGAACGATCAACGGCGGAATTAATGGCGATAATAACCTGTGGAACATTGTGAGCCGGGCAACGGTCGCGACCGACGAGGTGATCGATACCTCAGTGGAGGCCGGTGGCGTTGTGGCGCTGAACGCAGGGGATACATTAGGGTTTCTCGGCACAAATAAGACGGACAACGTCTTCGGCATGTATCGATCGGGCGCTTCGCGAACGCTGGTCTATACGTTTGATGTTTCCGGATATTATGATCTGAAGCTGGAGATGGACTGGGCGTGTTCCGGCGACATTGCCGACAAAAATACATCGGTTTCGTATTCGATTGATGGGG from Pontiella desulfatans includes these protein-coding regions:
- a CDS encoding Rossmann-fold NAD(P)-binding domain-containing protein, with the protein product MLVALLAIGSVHADVIGSDNFDDAGTYVNRTITGGNNSANITFNIVSRANVNNAAMIDTSVAAGGNIAYNASDTLGFLGTNKTDNVFGMYRAGAAKTLVYTFNISNYTNLNVAMDWAISGDIADKNTSMSYSIDGAAATTVFDIGTSGANWNETMDNGTVLDRNRRGTVLVNGVSATSLTDEFQTYNPVLDGSGSVLTLTFIMNDTVGGYGGIGLDNLVLNGTVIPEPATLGLIAAFGGGILFIRRLLQI
- a CDS encoding putative glycoside hydrolase — translated: MKKIAFGWMACMLMAVGAGASNQIGTFWFVQKAGAGSPEEVADDLLMNNGHVITNLNQTGLSCSRVSDGDDLVYSITWTGDDFNGDATNDTFSFDLRVEGFSGSTYSYSTNAGESSMTLLGSSTDVTAINNTWGVGGDFDVDAGESLRFTVENFSVSVPGFMAEFNGAISMVAMESNGGRDHALIRGEGTNLNASIFSAPTASYAFSGMDPFVVTGAGSFYLGSREWAVSKVGFKFTVSNPSNSVVWDVSDYSEDPTGPQYIDPYPAQTNFASYPEFSWDTVPRWLALRSTTALEEYKVESVADHYQIVMLEKANKQGFTYIEDGIVNVSTRLKALNPNIRTLFYRNTVVHYGGYESDAGYDSDAWSQYTIGDDGTTNYTLIRNIYRMYNASIPELREWWLDAALSIFDDPDGMANVDGIFLDKVGGGGAPLIDGEGNFASDYVEMLYTLRQQMPANKLLTGNTLRNENKNGDREMMSIMQGSYLERWRLPDASSNPAQTVADATCVTIQLMREALSLGKIIMLQSGPIGFTEVENDDGELFTDQEAFAAAVDVALAIFLIAAEENAYFSYQNTVNALDDDWKWDSSFIEELNRPLGKPLGDPVKDGYVYTRSYEHVDVWVNVETLEAVLDWDPERGLSKMIGSDNFDGVNEYESRTINGGINGDNNLWNIVSRATVATDEVIDTSVEAGGVVALNAGDTLGFLGTNKTDNVFGMYRSGASRTLVYTFDVSGYYDLKLEMDWACSGDIADKNTSVSYSIDGGATQTVFDVGTSGVNWNETLDNGTVLDRNRRANVLTNAVSANHLTDEFQTYATSIDGAGSLLTVTIVMDSTVGGFGGFGLDNLKLYGAALDPIDFELWIANYDLSGTNATESANPDGDRYTNYEEYIAGLNPEIADEFALTGFLTGETNSMDWNAVSGRVYNVYWSSNLVHGFTLIGSNLVEGSFVDTTTDRDVQAFYKITVEREL